In Synechococcales cyanobacterium T60_A2020_003, a single genomic region encodes these proteins:
- the cobN gene encoding cobaltochelatase subunit CobN, with amino-acid sequence MHRLAAMPGGWDPNAEGVVFIEQTPGDIVILTAADTDIQTLAAACVQLPNPFPTVRVANLLNLQQQLTIDTYADEVLSKAKIIVLRILGGRSYWSYGLEVVKEIVEQTQAALIVLPGDDRPDPDLMSHSTVSLATVNRVWQYWTEGGIDNAANALRYLATTCLGLDYSPAPPATVPRVGIYSSPERANASSTSAAPFAIAPGAAILFYRAHYLSGNTEPIDALCSALRQRHLTPIPIFVSSLREPDVQAELLALWRSPDLPQIEILLNATSFSVARLDTESPQVDLWRSLNVPVLQVILSGGTEAQWQAQWRGLSPRDMAMNVALPEVDGRIITRAISFKTVQQRHEALETDVVTYQSVGDRVSFVADLAANWVRLRQTPTTERRVALILANYPTRDGRLANGVGLDTPASCIHILNALREAGYTVGDIPETGDDLIRQLTSGQTNDPHSHSRVVHQVLSESDYQGYFSQIPSQVQKGMGDRWGTPKPQSHQAGQFPIPGLQFGNVFVGIQPARGYDHDPSLNYHAPDLEPTHDYLAFYHWLRQAFNAHAIVHVGKHGNLEWLPGKSVALSPECYPEVALGAIPHLYPFIVNDPGEGSQAKRRAQAVIIDHLTPPLTRAELYSSLSQLEALIDEYYEAQSLDPSRLTVIRDRILQLATQDHLSQDLGYGSTPTDIDIAEFVSRADSYLCELKEAQIRDGLHIFGQCPDERQLRDLMMAIARHPGAGRVGLTRAIAQDWGVSFDPLADDLGQVLSEGDRAPSALAHCRTVGDAVEVLEDIAAQWIDQMLETQTVPTLSLPKTYRELQWMGDRLLPNLQKTTQEIDYLLKGLSGGYVPSGASGAPTRGRAEVLPTGRNFFSVDIRAIPTESAWDVGRKAAEALIERYTQEHGEYPKTLGLSIWGTSTMRTGGDDIAEALALLGVRPVWDGVARRVVDIEVLPVELLGRPRVDVTLRISGFFRDAFPNLIDLFDRAIAAVESLPESAEHNPLSAQIEKETLAWQAEGLSLEQAKERSRYRIFGSKPGAYGAGLQGLIESQHWETDDDLAQAYLNWSSYAYTGQGEGRSASEAFESRLRNLQIVLHNQDNREHDLLDSDDYYQFQGGLTAAVRSLTGKNPEVYFGDHSLPERPRIRRLQEEIARVYRSRVVNPKWIDGVMRHGYKGAFEMAATVDYLFAYSATTQTVPGYMYEGVAQAYLLDADVQAFIQTSNPWALRDMAERLLEAHQRGLWEQPQTETLEALRAIALEADAQIEGAGL; translated from the coding sequence ATGCATCGTTTGGCTGCTATGCCGGGAGGCTGGGATCCCAACGCTGAGGGAGTTGTCTTTATTGAGCAAACTCCCGGGGATATCGTGATTTTGACTGCTGCCGATACGGATATTCAAACCCTCGCAGCGGCCTGTGTCCAGCTACCCAACCCGTTTCCCACGGTGCGGGTCGCCAACCTCCTCAATCTTCAGCAACAGCTCACCATCGACACCTACGCCGATGAGGTGCTGAGCAAAGCCAAGATCATTGTGTTGCGGATTCTGGGGGGACGATCCTACTGGAGCTATGGCCTAGAGGTGGTAAAAGAGATTGTTGAACAAACCCAGGCGGCCTTGATCGTCCTGCCAGGGGACGATCGCCCTGATCCCGATTTGATGAGCCATTCCACGGTCTCTTTGGCAACAGTCAACCGAGTCTGGCAGTACTGGACAGAGGGAGGAATTGATAATGCAGCCAACGCATTGCGCTATTTGGCAACGACCTGTTTAGGGTTAGACTATTCACCTGCTCCCCCTGCAACCGTTCCAAGAGTGGGGATCTATTCGTCTCCTGAGCGTGCAAACGCCTCATCTACATCTGCTGCCCCATTCGCGATCGCACCTGGAGCAGCGATTCTGTTCTACCGAGCCCATTACCTATCGGGAAATACAGAACCGATCGATGCTCTTTGTAGTGCTCTACGTCAGCGCCATCTAACGCCGATTCCAATCTTTGTGTCGTCGCTGCGAGAACCGGACGTCCAGGCGGAACTCTTGGCACTGTGGCGATCGCCCGACCTGCCGCAAATCGAGATTCTCTTAAATGCCACCAGTTTTTCCGTGGCTCGGTTGGATACGGAATCCCCTCAGGTGGATCTGTGGCGATCGCTCAATGTGCCTGTACTTCAAGTGATTCTGAGTGGGGGGACAGAAGCCCAGTGGCAGGCGCAGTGGCGAGGTCTATCCCCGCGCGATATGGCGATGAATGTGGCGTTACCGGAAGTAGACGGACGCATTATTACCCGTGCCATTTCCTTCAAAACCGTTCAACAGCGTCACGAAGCTCTCGAAACCGATGTCGTGACCTATCAATCCGTAGGCGATCGCGTCTCTTTTGTGGCCGATCTGGCAGCCAATTGGGTGCGATTGCGTCAAACGCCAACGACAGAACGTCGAGTGGCGCTAATTTTAGCGAACTACCCAACGCGAGATGGACGCTTAGCCAATGGAGTCGGTTTAGACACGCCCGCAAGCTGTATCCACATTCTCAATGCTTTACGAGAGGCAGGATACACCGTTGGCGATATCCCTGAAACGGGCGACGACCTGATCCGCCAACTCACCAGTGGACAGACGAATGATCCCCACAGCCACAGTCGCGTTGTGCATCAGGTACTCTCGGAAAGCGACTATCAAGGCTATTTCTCGCAGATCCCGTCCCAGGTTCAGAAAGGAATGGGCGATCGCTGGGGAACCCCAAAACCTCAATCTCACCAGGCAGGTCAATTTCCTATCCCCGGACTTCAGTTTGGCAATGTCTTTGTCGGCATCCAACCCGCGCGGGGCTATGATCACGACCCATCTTTGAACTATCACGCCCCTGACCTAGAACCGACCCACGACTATCTAGCCTTCTACCACTGGCTACGTCAGGCGTTTAACGCTCATGCGATTGTCCATGTCGGCAAGCATGGGAATCTGGAATGGCTCCCCGGAAAAAGTGTGGCACTATCGCCAGAGTGCTATCCTGAAGTGGCTCTAGGCGCAATTCCCCATCTCTATCCCTTCATTGTCAACGATCCGGGCGAGGGTTCCCAGGCCAAGCGACGTGCCCAAGCCGTGATTATTGACCACCTCACCCCACCCTTAACCCGTGCTGAACTCTATTCCTCCCTTTCCCAACTGGAAGCCCTAATTGATGAGTATTACGAAGCTCAGAGCCTCGATCCCTCCCGCTTGACCGTGATCCGCGATCGCATCCTCCAACTCGCCACCCAAGACCATCTCTCTCAAGATTTGGGATATGGGTCTACGCCGACTGACATCGACATCGCAGAGTTTGTGAGTCGGGCGGATAGCTATCTCTGCGAACTCAAAGAAGCTCAAATTCGGGATGGACTCCATATCTTTGGACAGTGCCCAGACGAGCGGCAGTTGCGCGATCTGATGATGGCGATCGCCCGTCATCCTGGCGCAGGTCGAGTGGGGCTGACCCGGGCGATCGCTCAGGATTGGGGAGTATCTTTTGATCCCTTAGCGGATGATTTGGGTCAGGTGCTATCAGAGGGCGATCGCGCTCCTTCAGCATTAGCGCACTGCCGAACAGTGGGCGATGCGGTGGAGGTTTTGGAAGACATCGCAGCCCAGTGGATTGATCAGATGCTAGAGACTCAGACCGTTCCCACTCTCTCCCTACCCAAAACCTACCGTGAACTGCAATGGATGGGCGATCGCCTCTTACCCAACCTCCAAAAAACAACGCAAGAAATAGACTATCTCTTAAAGGGTCTATCGGGGGGCTATGTGCCTAGTGGGGCGTCCGGTGCGCCGACACGGGGACGAGCGGAAGTGTTACCCACGGGTCGCAATTTCTTTTCCGTAGACATTCGCGCCATTCCCACGGAAAGTGCCTGGGATGTGGGGCGCAAAGCCGCAGAAGCCCTGATCGAACGCTACACTCAAGAGCATGGAGAATATCCTAAAACCCTCGGTCTCTCCATTTGGGGCACCTCCACCATGCGGACAGGGGGTGACGATATTGCTGAAGCGCTAGCCCTCCTGGGTGTCCGTCCAGTGTGGGATGGAGTAGCGCGGCGGGTGGTGGATATCGAAGTGCTGCCTGTTGAACTGTTAGGCCGTCCCAGAGTGGATGTAACCTTGCGGATATCGGGCTTTTTCCGAGACGCTTTCCCCAATTTAATCGATCTCTTTGATCGCGCCATTGCTGCGGTGGAATCCTTGCCAGAATCAGCAGAACATAATCCCCTTTCGGCTCAGATCGAAAAAGAGACTCTAGCTTGGCAAGCAGAAGGACTGTCCCTTGAGCAGGCTAAAGAGCGATCGCGCTATCGGATCTTTGGCTCAAAACCGGGAGCCTACGGTGCTGGTCTCCAGGGTCTCATTGAATCGCAGCATTGGGAAACGGATGATGACCTCGCCCAAGCCTATCTGAACTGGAGCAGCTATGCCTACACCGGGCAAGGGGAAGGGCGATCGGCCTCTGAAGCCTTTGAATCTCGTCTTCGTAACCTCCAGATTGTGCTGCACAACCAGGACAACCGCGAACATGATCTCCTGGATTCCGATGACTATTATCAGTTCCAGGGGGGACTGACGGCAGCAGTGCGATCGCTCACAGGCAAAAATCCAGAGGTCTATTTTGGCGATCACTCCTTGCCCGAACGTCCCAGAATCCGCCGTTTGCAAGAAGAAATTGCCAGGGTCTATCGCTCACGGGTCGTCAATCCCAAATGGATTGATGGAGTCATGCGCCACGGCTATAAGGGAGCCTTTGAAATGGCCGCCACCGTAGACTATCTCTTTGCCTACAGCGCCACCACTCAAACCGTCCCTGGCTATATGTACGAAGGCGTTGCCCAAGCCTATTTGTTGGACGCTGACGTGCAGGCATTCATCCAAACTAGCAATCCCTGGGCACTGCGCGACATGGCTGAACGACTGCTAGAAGCCCACCAACGGGGACTCTGGGAACAGCCACAAACTGAGACCCTAGAAGCACTACGGGCGATCGCCCTTGAAGCTGACGCCCAGATTGAGGGAGCCGGACTATAA
- a CDS encoding cyclic nucleotide-binding domain-containing protein, which translates to MITSVDRLLFVRKVSLFNELRDDFLVRLASIMDELGFPAGHTIFTHGQEGQSLYIIVSGRVKVHIGDRVLAELGTGSCFGEMAVFDSEPRSASVTTLEPCDCLTLTQQQLYEAIDETPGIAVNIIRLLSRRIRELNLKNSEAQAEPDKPASVAPSQNGHRYPILSARATNTRASRRSEYRVN; encoded by the coding sequence ATGATAACCAGTGTTGATCGCCTGCTTTTTGTCCGAAAGGTGTCGCTCTTTAACGAACTGCGCGATGATTTTTTGGTGCGACTGGCCTCGATTATGGACGAACTGGGATTTCCCGCAGGGCACACGATTTTCACCCACGGGCAGGAAGGGCAGTCCCTCTATATCATCGTCTCCGGTCGGGTCAAGGTTCACATTGGTGATCGCGTTCTAGCAGAATTGGGAACGGGAAGCTGTTTTGGCGAAATGGCTGTATTTGACTCGGAACCCCGTTCAGCCTCGGTCACCACCCTAGAACCGTGTGACTGCCTCACGTTGACGCAGCAGCAGCTCTATGAGGCTATTGACGAGACCCCTGGAATTGCTGTAAACATTATTCGCCTGCTGTCGCGCCGGATTCGGGAACTAAATTTGAAAAATAGCGAAGCCCAGGCCGAGCCAGACAAACCGGCATCCGTTGCTCCCTCGCAAAACGGTCATCGCTATCCCATCCTCAGTGCGCGCGCCACCAACACCCGCGCCTCCCGCCGATCAGAGTATCGGGTCAATTAA